Proteins encoded by one window of Arabidopsis thaliana chromosome 2, partial sequence:
- a CDS encoding NAD(P)-binding Rossmann-fold superfamily protein, whose protein sequence is MDKRWSLQGMTALVTGAASGIGYAIVEELASFGAIIHICDISETLLSQSLSEWEKKGFQVSGSICDVASRPDREKLMQTVSSLFDGKLNILVNNVGVIRGKPTTEYVAEDFSYHISTNLEPAFHFSQLSHLLLKASGFGSIVFMSSATGVVSVQCGSIYSLTKGALNQLTRNLACEWAKDGIRANAVAPNVVKTPLSQSVI, encoded by the exons ATGGATAAGAGATGGAGTCTACAAGGTATGACTGCTCTTGTAACCGGTGCAGCCAGTGGAATCGG GTATGCCATAGTAGAGGAGTTAGCAAGTTTTGGAGCTATAATCCATATATGTGACATCTCTGAAACTCTTCTCAGTCAAAGTTTAAGTGAATGGGAAAAGAAAGGGTTTCAAGTGAGTGGTTCAATCTGTGATGTAGCTTCTCGGCCCGATAGAGAAAAACTGATGCAAACCGTCTCCTCGCTGTTTGATGGCAAACTCAACATTCTT GTAAACAATGTTGGTGTAATACGTGGAAAGCCAACAACAGAATATGTGGCAGAGGATTTCTCTTACCACATCTCAACAAATTTGGAACCAGCTTTCCATTTTAGCCAGCTTTCACATCTTCTTTTAAAGGCTTCAGGATTTGGAAGCATCGTCTTTATGTCCTCTGCTACAGGGGTTGTATCAGTTCAATGTGGATCCATTTATAGTCTAACTAAAG GAGCTTTGAACCAGTTAACTAGAAATTTAGCATGTGAATGGGCAAAAGACGGCATAAGAGCCAATGCTGTTGCACCTAATGTTGTCAAGACTCCTTTGTCTCAATctgtaatataa
- a CDS encoding NAD(P)-binding Rossmann-fold superfamily protein (NAD(P)-binding Rossmann-fold superfamily protein; FUNCTIONS IN: oxidoreductase activity, binding, catalytic activity; INVOLVED IN: oxidation reduction, metabolic process; LOCATED IN: endomembrane system; EXPRESSED IN: 22 plant structures; EXPRESSED DURING: 13 growth stages; CONTAINS InterPro DOMAIN/s: NAD(P)-binding domain (InterPro:IPR016040), Glucose/ribitol dehydrogenase (InterPro:IPR002347), Short-chain dehydrogenase/reductase SDR (InterPro:IPR002198); BEST Arabidopsis thaliana protein match is: NAD(P)-binding Rossmann-fold superfamily protein (TAIR:AT2G29320.1); Has 114765 Blast hits to 114570 proteins in 3512 species: Archae - 969; Bacteria - 75949; Metazoa - 4618; Fungi - 5616; Plants - 2449; Viruses - 5; Other Eukaryotes - 25159 (source: NCBI BLink).), whose protein sequence is MDKRWSLQGMTALVTGAASGIGYAIVEELASFGAIIHICDISETLLSQSLSEWEKKGFQVSGSICDVASRPDREKLMQTVSSLFDGKLNILVNNVGVIRGKPTTEYVAEDFSYHISTNLEPAFHFSQLSHLLLKASGFGSIVFMSSATGVVSVQCGSIYSLTKGALNQLTRNLACEWAKDGIRANAVAPNVVKTPLSQSYLEDVGFKEALFSRTPLGRAGEPNEVASLVVFLCLPAASYITGQTICIDGGFTVNAFSYKPQA, encoded by the exons ATGGATAAGAGATGGAGTCTACAAGGTATGACTGCTCTTGTAACCGGTGCAGCCAGTGGAATCGG GTATGCCATAGTAGAGGAGTTAGCAAGTTTTGGAGCTATAATCCATATATGTGACATCTCTGAAACTCTTCTCAGTCAAAGTTTAAGTGAATGGGAAAAGAAAGGGTTTCAAGTGAGTGGTTCAATCTGTGATGTAGCTTCTCGGCCCGATAGAGAAAAACTGATGCAAACCGTCTCCTCGCTGTTTGATGGCAAACTCAACATTCTT GTAAACAATGTTGGTGTAATACGTGGAAAGCCAACAACAGAATATGTGGCAGAGGATTTCTCTTACCACATCTCAACAAATTTGGAACCAGCTTTCCATTTTAGCCAGCTTTCACATCTTCTTTTAAAGGCTTCAGGATTTGGAAGCATCGTCTTTATGTCCTCTGCTACAGGGGTTGTATCAGTTCAATGTGGATCCATTTATAGTCTAACTAAAG GAGCTTTGAACCAGTTAACTAGAAATTTAGCATGTGAATGGGCAAAAGACGGCATAAGAGCCAATGCTGTTGCACCTAATGTTGTCAAGACTCCTTTGTCTCAATct TATCTCGAGGACGTCGGTTTCAAGGAGGCATTGTTCAGTAGAACTCCACTTGGTCGCGCTGGAGAGCCGAATGAAGTTGCATCACTAGTGGTCTTCTTGTGTCTACCAGCAGCTTCTTATATTACTGGTCAAACCATTTGTATTGATGGTGGTTTCACTGTTAATGCCTTCTCTTATAAGCCACAGGCTTGA
- a CDS encoding NAD(P)-binding Rossmann-fold superfamily protein has translation MESTRYDCSCNRCSQWNRCRYAIVEELASFGAIIHICDISETLLSQSLSEWEKKGFQVSGSICDVASRPDREKLMQTVSSLFDGKLNILVNNVGVIRGKPTTEYVAEDFSYHISTNLEPAFHFSQLSHLLLKASGFGSIVFMSSATGVVSVQCGSIYSLTKGALNQLTRNLACEWAKDGIRANAVAPNVVKTPLSQSVI, from the exons ATGGAGTCTACAAGGTATGACTGCTCTTGTAACCGGTGCAGCCAGTGGAATCGG TGTAGGTATGCCATAGTAGAGGAGTTAGCAAGTTTTGGAGCTATAATCCATATATGTGACATCTCTGAAACTCTTCTCAGTCAAAGTTTAAGTGAATGGGAAAAGAAAGGGTTTCAAGTGAGTGGTTCAATCTGTGATGTAGCTTCTCGGCCCGATAGAGAAAAACTGATGCAAACCGTCTCCTCGCTGTTTGATGGCAAACTCAACATTCTT GTAAACAATGTTGGTGTAATACGTGGAAAGCCAACAACAGAATATGTGGCAGAGGATTTCTCTTACCACATCTCAACAAATTTGGAACCAGCTTTCCATTTTAGCCAGCTTTCACATCTTCTTTTAAAGGCTTCAGGATTTGGAAGCATCGTCTTTATGTCCTCTGCTACAGGGGTTGTATCAGTTCAATGTGGATCCATTTATAGTCTAACTAAAG GAGCTTTGAACCAGTTAACTAGAAATTTAGCATGTGAATGGGCAAAAGACGGCATAAGAGCCAATGCTGTTGCACCTAATGTTGTCAAGACTCCTTTGTCTCAATctgtaatataa
- a CDS encoding NAD(P)-binding Rossmann-fold superfamily protein (NAD(P)-binding Rossmann-fold superfamily protein; FUNCTIONS IN: oxidoreductase activity, binding, catalytic activity; INVOLVED IN: oxidation reduction, metabolic process; EXPRESSED IN: 22 plant structures; EXPRESSED DURING: 13 growth stages; CONTAINS InterPro DOMAIN/s: NAD(P)-binding domain (InterPro:IPR016040), Glucose/ribitol dehydrogenase (InterPro:IPR002347), Short-chain dehydrogenase/reductase SDR (InterPro:IPR002198); BEST Arabidopsis thaliana protein match is: NAD(P)-binding Rossmann-fold superfamily protein (TAIR:AT2G29320.1).), with the protein MESTRYDCSCNRCSQWNRCRYAIVEELASFGAIIHICDISETLLSQSLSEWEKKGFQVSGSICDVASRPDREKLMQTVSSLFDGKLNILVNNVGVIRGKPTTEYVAEDFSYHISTNLEPAFHFSQLSHLLLKASGFGSIVFMSSATGVVSVQCGSIYSLTKGALNQLTRNLACEWAKDGIRANAVAPNVVKTPLSQSYLEDVGFKEALFSRTPLGRAGEPNEVASLVVFLCLPAASYITGQTICIDGGFTVNAFSYKPQA; encoded by the exons ATGGAGTCTACAAGGTATGACTGCTCTTGTAACCGGTGCAGCCAGTGGAATCGG TGTAGGTATGCCATAGTAGAGGAGTTAGCAAGTTTTGGAGCTATAATCCATATATGTGACATCTCTGAAACTCTTCTCAGTCAAAGTTTAAGTGAATGGGAAAAGAAAGGGTTTCAAGTGAGTGGTTCAATCTGTGATGTAGCTTCTCGGCCCGATAGAGAAAAACTGATGCAAACCGTCTCCTCGCTGTTTGATGGCAAACTCAACATTCTT GTAAACAATGTTGGTGTAATACGTGGAAAGCCAACAACAGAATATGTGGCAGAGGATTTCTCTTACCACATCTCAACAAATTTGGAACCAGCTTTCCATTTTAGCCAGCTTTCACATCTTCTTTTAAAGGCTTCAGGATTTGGAAGCATCGTCTTTATGTCCTCTGCTACAGGGGTTGTATCAGTTCAATGTGGATCCATTTATAGTCTAACTAAAG GAGCTTTGAACCAGTTAACTAGAAATTTAGCATGTGAATGGGCAAAAGACGGCATAAGAGCCAATGCTGTTGCACCTAATGTTGTCAAGACTCCTTTGTCTCAATct TATCTCGAGGACGTCGGTTTCAAGGAGGCATTGTTCAGTAGAACTCCACTTGGTCGCGCTGGAGAGCCGAATGAAGTTGCATCACTAGTGGTCTTCTTGTGTCTACCAGCAGCTTCTTATATTACTGGTCAAACCATTTGTATTGATGGTGGTTTCACTGTTAATGCCTTCTCTTATAAGCCACAGGCTTGA